The Nocardia sp. NBC_01503 sequence AACGACCACGTCAACGGTGAACAAGCCCTGGCACGGGGTACTGGTCGCGACGACCCTGCCGTTCCACGCGGACCTCTCGGTCGACTACGACGCGTATGCCGAACACGTGGCGTGGCTGGCGGCCAATGGCTGCCACGGGGTGAGCCCCAATGGCTCGCTCGGCGAATATCAGACGCTTGGCGATGACGAGCGGGCCAAGGTGGTGACCACCGCGATCGCCGCGGCCCCCGCCGGATTCACCGTCATGCCCGGTATCGCCGCCTACGGTGCGTTGCAGGCTCGCCGCTGGGCCGAGCAGGCGGCCGAGGCGGGCGCGCAGGCGGTAATGCTGTTGCCGCCCAACACCTATCGCGGCGGACGCGATTCGATCCTGGACCACTATCGGACCGTCGCACAGGTCGGTCTGCCGATTGTGGCCTACAACAATCCGATCGACACCCACATCGACCTCACCCCCGGCCTCCTGGCCGAACTGCACGCCGAGGGGCTGATCGTCGGCGTCAAGGAGTTCACCGGCGATGTGCGCCGCTTCTACGAGATCAAGGAGCTGGCACCGGAACTCGATGTGCTCGTCGGCTCCGATGATGTGGTGCTCGAGCTCGGTATCGCGGGTGCGGTCGGCTGGGTCGCCGGATACCCGAACGCTATTCCGCAGGCCACCGTCGAGCTGTACAACGCCTCGGTCAATCGCGACCTGGACAAGGCGCTGCCTCTCTACCGTGACCTGCACAAACTGCTGCGCTGGGACTCCAAGACCGAATTCGTGCACGCCATCAAGCTCTCGATGGACCTGGCCGGACGCCCCGGCGGCCCGTGCCGTCCCCCGCGCGTACCGCTCGCCCCGGAACTGATCGCCAAGATCACCGCCGACACCCAGGACGTGCTGGCCAAGGGCTACCGGTAGGCCGGGCGAAACCGCACGGAATGCCGGATACGGGAAGTGGGAGCGCGATGACCAGTAAGGAAGCGGCGTCGGCCGAGTCCGCTGTGGCGGAGGTCGATGCCATTGCCGAGGCGGCCGCGAACGCGGCGGGAGCCTGGGCCGCAATGGATTTGGTGGTGCGGGCCCGGGCGCTCGATGGGATCGCCGAGCGGCTCGACGCGCATTCGGCGGAGCTGATCGCGCTGGCGGTGCGGGAGACGCATCTCGCGGTGCCGCGATTGGCGGGGGAGTTGAAGCGGACCAGCTTCCAGCTGCGGTTGTTCGCGCAGGTGGTTCGGGATGGCGGATTCCTCGACGTGCGAATCGATTCCGCCGATCCGGAGTGGCCCATGGGAGCGCCTCGCCCGGATCTGCGGCGGATGAATGTTCCGCTCGGGCCGGTGCTCAACTTCGCGGCGAGCAATTTCCCCTTCGCGTTCTCCGTGGCCGGTGGGGATACCGCCTCCGCGTTGGCGGCCGGGTGTCCGGTGATCGTGAAGGCGAATCCGGGCCATCCCGAGTTGTCCCGTGCGGTGGGGGCGCTCATCGATGAGGTGATCGACGAATGTGGTGCTCCGAGTGGCACATTCGGCCTCATCTTCGGGCGCGACGCCGGAGTTCAGGCCCTGCGGCATCCCGCTGTCAGCGCGGTGGCGTTCACCGGCTCCACCGCGGGCGGTCGCGCACTGTACGACCTGGCCTGTGCCCGTCCGGTGCCGATCCCCTTCTACGGTGAGCTCGGATCTATCAATCCGGTATTCGTGACCCCCGAAGCGGCGCGCGCCCGGGCCGTGGAGATCGCCTCCGGCCTGTTGACGGCGGTGAGTTCCAGCGCGGGACAGCTGTGTACCAAGCCCGGCCTGGTAGCGGTGCCTGAGGGGGCTCCCATACTGGACGAATTGCGCAGCGCCGCAGCACCTCCGACCGGTGAGCTGCTCAATGATCAGATCGCCGCGGGATTCGCCCACGCTGTCGAACCGGTGCGCGCGCATCCGCAAGTGCGGACACTGCGCGGCGAGCGGCCGGGCGAAGCGTTGTTGCTGGTCACCACCGCGCAGGCGGTGTTGGCTGATCGGGATGAGCTGATGCGGGAGATGTTCGGTCCGGCAACGCTATTGGTTACGTATCGGGACGCCGCAGAGCTGTTGGAGTTGGCTCGGTCGCTGCACGGCGAATTGACCGTATCGGTCTTCGGTGAGCAGGCTGACGACACCACGCATGGGCTCTTCGCCGCTGCCGCGCGCGTGGCGGGTCGGGTGCTGTGGAATTCGTGGCCGACCGGGCTGTCGGTGACCT is a genomic window containing:
- a CDS encoding dihydrodipicolinate synthase family protein, which translates into the protein MTETTTSTVNKPWHGVLVATTLPFHADLSVDYDAYAEHVAWLAANGCHGVSPNGSLGEYQTLGDDERAKVVTTAIAAAPAGFTVMPGIAAYGALQARRWAEQAAEAGAQAVMLLPPNTYRGGRDSILDHYRTVAQVGLPIVAYNNPIDTHIDLTPGLLAELHAEGLIVGVKEFTGDVRRFYEIKELAPELDVLVGSDDVVLELGIAGAVGWVAGYPNAIPQATVELYNASVNRDLDKALPLYRDLHKLLRWDSKTEFVHAIKLSMDLAGRPGGPCRPPRVPLAPELIAKITADTQDVLAKGYR
- a CDS encoding aldehyde dehydrogenase (NADP(+)), which produces MTSKEAASAESAVAEVDAIAEAAANAAGAWAAMDLVVRARALDGIAERLDAHSAELIALAVRETHLAVPRLAGELKRTSFQLRLFAQVVRDGGFLDVRIDSADPEWPMGAPRPDLRRMNVPLGPVLNFAASNFPFAFSVAGGDTASALAAGCPVIVKANPGHPELSRAVGALIDEVIDECGAPSGTFGLIFGRDAGVQALRHPAVSAVAFTGSTAGGRALYDLACARPVPIPFYGELGSINPVFVTPEAARARAVEIASGLLTAVSSSAGQLCTKPGLVAVPEGAPILDELRSAAAPPTGELLNDQIAAGFAHAVEPVRAHPQVRTLRGERPGEALLLVTTAQAVLADRDELMREMFGPATLLVTYRDAAELLELARSLHGELTVSVFGEQADDTTHGLFAAAARVAGRVLWNSWPTGLSVTYAQQHGGPYPATTAAGTTSVGTGAITRFLRPVAFQSVPDELLPPQLRAANPLGLPRSVDGVRAQ